From one Amycolatopsis sp. FDAARGOS 1241 genomic stretch:
- a CDS encoding Rid family hydrolase encodes MQAIRRGDTIYLAGQLAHDGSELVAPAPVDENNKVTDFSNMEAQMRRAYVNAAELLRRFGASLDDVVEEVLYVLDVDAAFAVAGSVRKAAYGREDPQVASNLIGVTRLAFPQQLIEISFHARVG; translated from the coding sequence GTGCAGGCCATCCGCCGGGGCGACACCATCTACCTTGCCGGTCAGCTTGCTCACGACGGCAGTGAACTCGTCGCGCCGGCACCCGTAGATGAGAACAACAAGGTCACGGACTTCTCCAACATGGAGGCGCAGATGCGGCGGGCTTATGTCAACGCCGCCGAACTGCTGCGACGGTTCGGAGCTTCACTCGACGACGTGGTCGAAGAGGTGCTGTACGTGCTCGACGTCGATGCGGCGTTCGCGGTGGCGGGTAGCGTGCGCAAGGCCGCCTACGGAAGGGAAGATCCGCAGGTCGCGAGCAATCTGATCGGGGTCACGCGGCTTGCATTTCCTCAGCAGCTCATCGAGATCTCGTTCCACGCCCGGGTTGGATGA
- a CDS encoding amidohydrolase: protein MEISFMNAMPVGGLTALDGVEEPADLIVRNGKVFTGDAGRPQARAVAIRDGKVVAVGDDADVAALVGRRTKVVDAVGRRVIPGLNDSHVHVIRGGLSYVLELRWDGVPSLHQALGMLREQAARTPKGQWVRVVGGWTGEQFAERRLPTVAELNAAAPDTPVFVLHLYQSAILNRAALQAAGFTRDTPDPKGGQIVRGRDGEPTGMLLAAPSALILYSTLAKAPTLQGEDKKTSTKHFLRELNRFGLTSAVDAAGGFQNFPDNYDTVIELAKQKALTVRIAYHLFPQTPGQEIDDLRRWIGMVRPGEGDEWLRLNGAGENLTWSAADFENFSEPRPELVARYEDEFEKAVRLLLENGWGFRLHATYDETIRRDLAVFEKLAAEGLFPAGNRWLFDHAETVSADSLDRIATLGGAVSIQNRMSFQGKAFVDRYGLAAAAEAPPIRAMLERGLVVGAGTDATRVSSYNPWVALHWLVSGRIVGDLTIYPPENRVSRETALTMYTRNGAKLTGEDDVKGVLAPGFYGDLAVLSDDYFAVPVADIPHIESVLTVVGGRIVYAADEYEGLDEALEPISPAWSPVAHFGGYQATVKPSISGARQAELLGQAVAESKQHRQWRAQRGRASEIPADVFDTDLVC, encoded by the coding sequence TTGGAGATAAGTTTCATGAACGCGATGCCGGTTGGTGGTTTGACGGCGCTTGATGGCGTCGAAGAGCCAGCCGATTTAATTGTTCGCAACGGAAAGGTGTTCACCGGCGATGCCGGTCGGCCGCAGGCGCGCGCCGTGGCGATACGCGACGGCAAGGTGGTGGCCGTGGGCGACGACGCCGATGTGGCCGCCCTCGTCGGCCGCAGGACGAAAGTGGTTGACGCTGTGGGACGCCGGGTGATCCCAGGGTTGAACGACTCGCACGTGCACGTGATCCGAGGCGGGCTCAGCTACGTTCTCGAACTGCGCTGGGACGGGGTCCCCTCGTTGCACCAGGCGTTGGGAATGTTGCGCGAGCAGGCGGCCCGTACGCCGAAGGGCCAGTGGGTCAGGGTGGTCGGTGGCTGGACCGGTGAGCAGTTCGCCGAGCGGCGGCTGCCGACCGTGGCGGAGTTGAACGCCGCGGCCCCGGATACGCCGGTGTTCGTCCTCCACCTGTATCAGTCGGCGATCTTGAACCGGGCGGCGCTGCAGGCGGCCGGATTTACCAGAGACACGCCCGATCCCAAGGGCGGTCAGATCGTCCGCGGGCGGGATGGTGAGCCGACCGGGATGCTGCTTGCGGCGCCGAGTGCCCTCATCCTGTACTCGACGTTGGCCAAGGCACCGACGTTGCAGGGAGAGGACAAGAAGACCTCGACCAAGCACTTCCTGCGCGAGCTCAACAGGTTCGGCCTGACCTCCGCGGTCGACGCGGCCGGGGGCTTCCAGAACTTCCCGGACAACTACGACACAGTGATCGAGCTGGCCAAGCAGAAGGCTCTCACCGTCCGGATCGCCTACCACCTTTTCCCGCAGACTCCGGGGCAGGAGATCGACGACCTCCGGCGCTGGATCGGCATGGTCCGGCCCGGTGAGGGAGACGAGTGGTTGCGGCTCAACGGCGCCGGCGAGAACCTCACCTGGTCCGCCGCGGATTTCGAGAACTTCAGCGAGCCACGGCCGGAACTCGTCGCCCGCTACGAGGACGAGTTCGAGAAGGCCGTACGGCTGCTGCTCGAGAACGGCTGGGGCTTCCGCCTGCACGCCACCTACGACGAGACCATCCGGCGTGATCTGGCGGTGTTCGAGAAGCTGGCGGCCGAAGGTCTGTTCCCCGCCGGGAACCGGTGGTTGTTCGACCACGCCGAAACGGTGTCGGCCGACAGCCTCGACCGCATCGCGACGCTGGGCGGCGCAGTTTCGATTCAAAACCGGATGTCGTTCCAGGGCAAGGCCTTCGTCGATCGCTACGGCCTCGCCGCGGCCGCGGAGGCACCACCGATCCGCGCGATGCTCGAGCGGGGGCTCGTGGTCGGAGCGGGCACTGACGCTACGCGCGTGTCCTCCTACAACCCGTGGGTAGCGCTGCACTGGTTGGTCAGCGGGCGCATCGTCGGGGACCTGACGATCTACCCGCCGGAGAATCGGGTGAGTCGGGAGACGGCGCTGACCATGTACACCCGCAACGGTGCGAAGCTGACCGGCGAGGACGACGTCAAGGGCGTGCTTGCGCCCGGCTTCTACGGCGACCTCGCGGTGCTGTCCGATGACTATTTCGCGGTGCCGGTGGCGGACATCCCGCACATCGAGTCCGTGCTGACCGTCGTCGGCGGGCGCATCGTCTACGCGGCGGACGAATACGAGGGGCTGGACGAAGCCCTCGAGCCGATCAGTCCGGCATGGAGTCCCGTGGCGCATTTCGGCGGCTACCAGGCGACGGTCAAGCCCAGCATCTCGGGAGCACGGCAGGCGGAACTTCTCGGGCAGGCGGTCGCCGAGTCCAAGCAGCACCGGCAGTGGCGTGCCCAACGCGGACGCGCATCCGAAATCCCCGCCGATGTCTTCGACACCGACCTCGTGTGCTGA
- a CDS encoding YoaK family protein, translating into MKTLPARLPASWHGSAAFPALLLGLTAVTGVVDAVSYLHLQHTFVANMTGNVVFLAFGIAGATDISAPAALAALAAFLLGALAGGRLARQRGGHRGRHLTVATTIALTGLLLALAISLLLDDETPTAHYLLIVTLATTMGLQNATARALAVPDFTTTVLTLTLTGLSADSPWGARKSSKPLRRLSSAVTMLAGALAGAVLVLNVNATAALGLAAALQAAIAVTAHALSRNTEPTAWTA; encoded by the coding sequence ATGAAGACACTGCCAGCAAGACTGCCAGCGAGCTGGCACGGTAGCGCGGCCTTCCCGGCCCTGCTACTCGGGCTGACCGCGGTCACCGGGGTCGTGGACGCGGTCAGCTATCTCCACCTCCAGCACACCTTCGTCGCCAACATGACCGGTAACGTCGTGTTCCTCGCCTTCGGCATCGCAGGAGCCACCGACATCTCGGCACCGGCCGCGCTCGCCGCACTAGCCGCGTTCCTCCTCGGAGCACTCGCCGGCGGACGACTCGCCCGGCAACGCGGCGGCCACCGCGGCCGCCACCTCACCGTCGCCACCACCATCGCCCTGACGGGCCTGCTCCTGGCCCTCGCCATCTCACTGCTGTTGGACGATGAAACCCCTACCGCTCACTACCTGCTGATCGTCACGCTCGCTACCACCATGGGCCTGCAGAACGCCACCGCCCGAGCACTGGCCGTCCCCGACTTCACCACAACGGTCCTCACCCTCACGTTGACCGGACTGTCAGCCGACAGCCCCTGGGGCGCAAGAAAATCCAGCAAGCCACTGCGGAGGCTCTCTTCCGCGGTCACCATGCTCGCCGGAGCTCTGGCCGGGGCGGTACTGGTCCTCAACGTCAACGCAACCGCCGCCCTCGGACTCGCGGCCGCGCTGCAAGCAGCGATCGCCGTCACCGCGCACGCCCTGTCACGAAACACCGAACCGACCGCATGGACTGCATGA
- a CDS encoding Scr1 family TA system antitoxin-like transcriptional regulator: protein MAQLERGRNLPSAADLEIMLGFFGMERRVPGIRRLVDAAQEGEDWFAPFEGAAPPWFNLLLAMERVADTCTGYVASVVAGLAQTRRYSEALIRYLEPHLTDEEVRWRVDLRASRQQNFNRVDVPTVHWIVEEVMLRHRRLGADIVREQIAHLGHLVRRPSITGQVMPTDRGPHEMLRAWAREIDAVPYAEGLAVGGVEGPLDRRPRPAGVAHHRRLFGLGTAAASRS from the coding sequence GTGGCCCAGCTGGAACGCGGCCGAAACCTACCCTCGGCGGCAGACCTGGAGATTATGCTCGGCTTCTTCGGCATGGAGCGCCGAGTGCCCGGGATTCGGCGACTGGTCGACGCCGCGCAGGAGGGCGAGGACTGGTTCGCGCCGTTCGAGGGCGCCGCACCGCCGTGGTTCAATCTGCTGCTGGCGATGGAACGGGTCGCCGACACGTGCACCGGCTACGTCGCGTCCGTCGTCGCCGGCCTGGCGCAGACACGCCGTTACAGCGAGGCCCTGATCCGCTACCTCGAGCCGCACCTCACCGACGAGGAAGTCCGGTGGCGGGTCGACCTGAGGGCCAGCAGGCAGCAAAACTTCAATCGAGTCGATGTACCGACCGTGCACTGGATTGTCGAAGAGGTGATGCTGCGGCACCGCCGGTTGGGCGCCGACATCGTGCGAGAGCAGATCGCCCACCTCGGGCACCTCGTGCGCCGACCGAGCATCACCGGGCAGGTGATGCCGACCGACCGCGGCCCGCACGAGATGCTGCGCGCGTGGGCCCGCGAGATCGACGCCGTGCCCTACGCCGAGGGCCTCGCAGTTGGAGGCGTTGAAGGCCCGCTGGATCGCCGGCCCCGCCCCGCCGGCGTTGCCCACCATCGTCGGCTGTTCGGCCTCGGCACGGCCGCGGCCAGCCGTTCCTAG
- a CDS encoding DUF5994 family protein, with translation MTSSPHTLIATPSTSTVIEPPRHTLRLRLKPKAPTTGYVDGAWWPRSRDLAAELPALLAVLAIRPGRIERVTYNLTMWEPAARRLTFEGRTVRLEGFRSQHPDTVTVIGQGRQRLTLLVVPPETTPASAHDALMTASQRDNVDSTEALFALSRLTRLAAEHSGAELMEAATQRWEVDGGRAR, from the coding sequence ATGACGTCGAGCCCGCACACACTGATCGCCACCCCATCGACCTCGACGGTCATCGAGCCGCCTCGGCACACCCTGCGCTTGCGCTTGAAGCCGAAGGCGCCCACCACGGGGTATGTCGACGGCGCGTGGTGGCCCCGATCCCGGGATCTGGCCGCCGAATTGCCGGCGCTGCTTGCCGTGCTGGCAATTCGGCCGGGCCGGATCGAGCGGGTGACCTACAACTTGACCATGTGGGAGCCAGCAGCGCGCCGTCTTACGTTCGAGGGCCGCACGGTCCGGTTGGAGGGGTTCCGTTCGCAACACCCCGACACGGTGACAGTGATCGGGCAGGGTCGGCAACGCCTGACCCTGCTCGTGGTCCCGCCTGAAACCACGCCGGCGTCTGCGCATGACGCCCTGATGACAGCATCGCAGCGAGACAACGTCGACAGTACCGAGGCGCTGTTCGCTCTGAGCCGCCTGACACGACTTGCCGCGGAACACAGTGGCGCGGAGTTGATGGAGGCAGCGACACAGCGCTGGGAAGTCGACGGTGGCCGCGCCCGATGA
- a CDS encoding helix-turn-helix domain-containing protein gives MTPEQDRPATRSGAGKFDDEHYPGYTMGRAADMLGVTQGFLRSLDEAGLITPQRSAGGHRRYSRYQLRLATRVRELVDQGTAIDAACRIITLEDQLHEAQRLNQSQHRNTID, from the coding sequence ATGACCCCTGAGCAAGACCGACCGGCCACGCGCAGCGGGGCCGGCAAGTTCGACGACGAGCACTACCCCGGCTACACGATGGGCCGGGCCGCCGACATGCTCGGCGTCACCCAAGGCTTCCTGCGCAGCCTCGACGAGGCCGGCCTGATCACCCCGCAACGCTCCGCCGGCGGGCATCGTCGCTATTCCCGCTACCAGCTGCGCCTGGCCACCCGCGTCCGGGAACTGGTCGACCAGGGCACCGCCATCGACGCCGCCTGCCGCATCATCACCCTCGAAGACCAGCTCCACGAAGCCCAGCGCCTCAACCAGTCTCAGCACCGCAACACCATCGACTGA
- a CDS encoding integrase core domain-containing protein: MNAFRGTLGIKVIQCRPGDPEAKGLVERVNGYLETSFLPGRAFASPADFNTQLTDWLQLANQRRHRRLGCRPVDRWAADRTAMIELPPVAPVTGWRSTIRLPRDHYLRLDSNDYSVHPSVVGRLVHLAADLDEVVVTCEDVEVARHARRWADHQSITDPVHAAAAAQLRQARRLVAVPKVDTSVEHRALTDYDRLFGLESSEEGIA; encoded by the coding sequence ATGAACGCCTTCCGCGGAACGCTCGGTATCAAAGTGATCCAGTGCCGGCCCGGCGATCCGGAGGCCAAGGGCCTGGTCGAGCGGGTAAACGGCTATCTGGAGACCTCGTTCCTGCCCGGACGGGCTTTCGCCAGCCCGGCTGACTTCAACACCCAGCTCACGGACTGGCTGCAGCTGGCCAACCAGCGCCGGCATCGGCGGTTGGGTTGCCGCCCGGTCGATCGCTGGGCGGCCGATCGGACCGCGATGATCGAGCTGCCGCCGGTCGCGCCGGTGACCGGCTGGCGATCGACCATCCGCCTGCCGCGAGATCACTACCTGCGCCTCGACTCCAACGACTACTCGGTCCACCCGAGTGTCGTCGGACGCCTCGTCCATCTCGCCGCCGATCTCGACGAGGTCGTGGTCACCTGCGAGGACGTCGAGGTCGCCCGGCATGCCCGTCGCTGGGCCGATCACCAGAGCATCACCGACCCCGTCCACGCGGCCGCAGCCGCCCAACTGCGCCAGGCCCGCCGGCTGGTCGCGGTTCCGAAGGTCGACACCAGCGTCGAGCACCGGGCCCTGACCGACTACGACCGCCTGTTCGGTCTCGAGAGCAGCGAAGAGGGGATCGCCTGA
- a CDS encoding site-specific integrase, translating into MLSATSAPLLADPGTGQNRHQAIDITRRLARAAKVPNPNEVAPHVLRASAITDQRVSGKQRQEVQKWAGHSDPSTTQG; encoded by the coding sequence GTGCTCAGCGCGACGTCGGCGCCACTGCTGGCCGACCCCGGAACCGGGCAGAACCGTCACCAGGCCATCGACATCACCCGTCGGCTCGCCCGAGCGGCCAAGGTGCCGAACCCGAACGAAGTCGCGCCGCACGTGTTGCGTGCTAGCGCCATCACCGACCAGCGGGTGAGTGGAAAACAGCGTCAGGAGGTCCAGAAGTGGGCAGGCCACTCCGACCCGAGCACCACCCAGGGCTAG
- a CDS encoding hydrolase: MVNIAEVKPEPSPDLLTPDNSVVLFVDHQPQMFFGVGSGDRGTIINATVGLAKAAKIFNVPVVLTTVAADVFSGPILPELAEVFPDHKVIDRTTMNPWEDSQVVEAIKATGRTKIILAGLWTEVCVVLPALSALGQGYEVYVVTDASGGVSPQAHEHAIQRMIKAGAVPVTWLQILLELQRDWARTETYEAVTGLIKARGGAYGQGLVYANRFIGANAAG; the protein is encoded by the coding sequence ATGGTCAACATTGCTGAGGTCAAGCCGGAGCCGAGCCCGGACCTGCTGACCCCGGACAACTCGGTGGTGCTGTTCGTCGACCACCAGCCGCAGATGTTCTTCGGAGTCGGCAGTGGTGACCGCGGCACGATCATCAACGCCACGGTCGGTCTGGCAAAGGCCGCCAAGATCTTCAACGTCCCCGTAGTCCTCACCACCGTGGCCGCCGATGTCTTCTCCGGCCCGATTCTGCCCGAACTGGCAGAGGTGTTCCCCGACCACAAGGTGATCGACCGCACGACGATGAACCCCTGGGAAGACTCCCAGGTCGTCGAGGCGATCAAGGCCACCGGCCGCACGAAGATCATTCTCGCCGGGCTGTGGACCGAGGTGTGCGTGGTCCTTCCCGCGCTGTCGGCCTTGGGCCAAGGCTACGAGGTGTACGTCGTCACCGACGCGTCCGGTGGCGTCAGCCCGCAGGCACACGAGCACGCCATCCAGCGGATGATCAAGGCTGGCGCGGTCCCCGTGACCTGGCTGCAGATCCTGTTGGAACTGCAGCGCGACTGGGCTCGCACCGAGACCTACGAAGCCGTCACCGGCCTCATCAAGGCCCGCGGCGGCGCCTACGGTCAGGGTCTCGTCTACGCCAACCGGTTCATCGGCGCCAACGCCGCCGGCTGA
- a CDS encoding ATP-binding protein, with protein MCSASDSDDPPNALHLRRPARLHDASALRYVLIDWARGRGVSDELIGDLQLAVYEALVNAAEHAYPEGTTGTLDLHAYHDNRFVRVTVTDHGRWRPPPRAGPAPRPRVAVDPSVVRPRRGHAYRAGHGDHHGLAAHPRPLQQLSPPLPPGPRSDYM; from the coding sequence ATGTGCTCGGCGAGCGACTCCGATGACCCTCCGAATGCGCTGCACCTGCGCCGCCCGGCTCGCCTGCACGACGCTTCCGCGCTGCGCTACGTCCTCATCGATTGGGCCCGCGGCCGTGGCGTGTCGGACGAGCTGATCGGCGACCTCCAGCTCGCCGTCTACGAAGCCCTGGTCAACGCCGCCGAACACGCCTACCCCGAGGGCACCACCGGCACGCTCGACCTGCACGCCTACCACGACAACCGCTTCGTGCGTGTCACCGTCACCGACCACGGCCGCTGGCGGCCTCCCCCCCGCGCCGGACCCGCGCCGCGGCCGCGGGTTGCCGTTGATCCGTCTGTTGTCCGACCACGCCGAGGCCACGCCTACCGGGCAGGGCACGGTGATCACCATGGCCTGGCAGCTCACCCGCGACCGCTCCAGCAGCTGAGCCCTCCTCTGCCGCCGGGGCCGCGCTCCGATTACATGTGA
- a CDS encoding MBL fold metallo-hydrolase, whose protein sequence is MATSAVVPVAAGLFGTTLSGSASAAESDALPEFAPVPAASAGPALNADGYYVGRIEGNLHWVTDSFYQAMFLTTSEGVVLVDAPPTIGHNLLRAIDDVTKANGMPNKVTHLIYSHSHADHIGAAAILGSDVVRIGHTETRRLLRADADPNRPAPTETFDDSYVLKVGGERLELTYHGPNHSPDNIFIHAPAHRTLMVVDVIFPGWVPFKSLAVSQDIPAWVKAHDIALEYPWQTLVGGHLGRLGTRADGYLQKQYLADLDAAVRDASASVDPTPYFQKYGPSGNAWAIFKTYLDAVSRQAAEPVIAKYTGTLAAADVFTLDNAFTLLESHRIDSDLLGPFGVHP, encoded by the coding sequence GTGGCTACTTCCGCCGTCGTACCCGTGGCGGCGGGGCTGTTTGGCACCACGCTGTCGGGCTCGGCCAGTGCCGCCGAGTCCGACGCGCTGCCGGAGTTCGCACCGGTTCCCGCCGCCTCGGCCGGGCCTGCGCTGAACGCGGACGGCTACTACGTCGGCCGGATCGAAGGAAATCTCCACTGGGTGACCGATTCGTTTTACCAGGCTATGTTCTTGACCACCTCTGAAGGAGTCGTGCTCGTCGACGCTCCACCCACGATCGGGCACAACCTCTTGCGGGCTATCGACGACGTCACCAAAGCCAACGGTATGCCCAACAAGGTCACGCACCTGATCTACTCCCACTCCCACGCCGATCACATCGGCGCCGCGGCGATTCTGGGCTCAGACGTCGTGCGCATCGGGCACACGGAGACCCGCCGGCTGCTTCGCGCCGACGCGGACCCCAACCGGCCGGCCCCGACGGAAACGTTCGACGACAGCTACGTGCTCAAGGTCGGAGGCGAACGGCTGGAGCTCACGTACCACGGCCCGAATCACTCACCCGACAATATCTTCATCCACGCACCCGCCCACCGGACCCTGATGGTCGTGGACGTGATCTTCCCCGGCTGGGTGCCGTTCAAGAGCCTCGCCGTGTCCCAGGACATCCCCGCCTGGGTGAAAGCACACGACATCGCCCTGGAGTACCCGTGGCAGACTCTGGTCGGCGGGCACCTCGGACGCCTCGGTACCCGTGCCGACGGCTACCTCCAGAAGCAGTACCTCGCCGACCTCGATGCAGCGGTCCGCGACGCCTCGGCGAGCGTCGACCCCACGCCCTACTTCCAGAAATACGGGCCGAGCGGCAACGCGTGGGCGATCTTCAAGACCTACCTCGACGCCGTCTCCCGCCAGGCCGCCGAGCCAGTGATCGCCAAGTACACCGGCACGCTGGCCGCCGCCGACGTCTTCACCCTGGACAACGCCTTCACGTTGCTGGAGTCCCACCGGATCGACAGCGATCTCCTCGGCCCCTTCGGTGTTCACCCGTGA
- a CDS encoding DUF6292 family protein: MSSAARPRRDLMLVWTERDGWSLAVETRPSEEVLVIAQYGDDLLPPPSAVAGFVTGALTGPAVSSRRLAPARRVIDRGTLAMRLQQYDVHSSSGGLP, translated from the coding sequence ATGAGTTCGGCCGCGCGGCCGCGGCGGGATCTCATGCTCGTCTGGACCGAGCGTGACGGATGGTCGCTGGCGGTCGAAACCCGTCCCAGCGAGGAGGTGCTCGTCATCGCCCAGTACGGTGACGACCTGTTGCCGCCGCCATCCGCGGTCGCCGGGTTCGTGACGGGCGCGCTGACCGGACCTGCCGTGTCGTCTCGGCGCTTGGCTCCTGCGCGGCGTGTGATCGATCGCGGCACGCTCGCAATGCGTCTCCAACAGTACGATGTGCACTCATCCTCGGGCGGGCTCCCGTGA
- a CDS encoding DoxX family protein: MDIGLLVIRLLIGLLIAGHGVQKVTPWLGGHGLSGGAEEFRRDGFRGGVITALTAGGTQIGSGLLLAAGALTPVATMGAMGAMTVAVTVKWHKGLWVQNDGYEYPGVLVIVAAALALTGPGTLSLDAALNIMLPSWIAPAAIAAGIGSGLLARLILHSQNGDSHEDTASKTASELAR, translated from the coding sequence ATGGACATCGGACTCCTGGTGATCCGGCTCCTGATCGGCCTACTCATTGCGGGCCACGGTGTGCAGAAGGTGACCCCGTGGTTGGGTGGTCATGGCCTCTCCGGCGGTGCGGAGGAATTCCGCCGAGACGGTTTCCGAGGCGGCGTCATCACGGCTCTCACCGCAGGTGGTACACAGATCGGGTCCGGGCTACTGCTAGCCGCGGGGGCGTTGACTCCCGTGGCGACGATGGGAGCGATGGGGGCGATGACCGTCGCGGTGACCGTGAAGTGGCACAAGGGCCTCTGGGTGCAAAACGACGGCTACGAGTACCCCGGCGTGCTCGTCATCGTGGCCGCTGCACTCGCGCTGACGGGCCCCGGCACACTGTCGCTTGACGCCGCCCTGAACATCATGCTGCCGTCGTGGATCGCCCCCGCCGCCATTGCCGCCGGCATCGGCAGCGGACTGCTGGCCCGGCTAATCCTCCACTCACAAAACGGAGATTCCCATGAAGACACTGCCAGCAAGACTGCCAGCGAGCTGGCACGGTAG
- a CDS encoding GAF and ANTAR domain-containing protein: MIDLLNRLTEYCVRLLPVDAAGLVLSDQRGHLRVVSSSTEAARVVELFQLEADEGPCLDAFGTGQAIAVPDLREATGQWPRFAAHAVREGFTSIHALPMRLRAETIGALNLFGAHPGPLPRADVRIGQALADMATIGILHEQTVRRADVLAEQLQGALNSRVIIEQAKGVLAGRSQLDMVQAFTLLRNHARNTNQRLRDLALTVIEDNTTADLLLHTTDNPNPSRQQS, from the coding sequence GTGATCGACCTGCTGAACCGGTTGACCGAATACTGCGTGCGGCTGCTCCCCGTCGACGCGGCCGGGCTGGTGCTGTCCGATCAGCGCGGCCACCTGCGGGTCGTGTCCTCGTCCACCGAGGCAGCCCGGGTGGTGGAGCTGTTCCAGCTGGAAGCTGACGAAGGGCCGTGTCTGGACGCCTTCGGCACCGGACAAGCGATCGCGGTCCCTGATCTGCGCGAGGCCACCGGACAATGGCCCCGCTTCGCCGCGCACGCCGTGCGAGAGGGATTCACTTCGATCCATGCCCTCCCGATGCGCTTGCGCGCCGAGACGATCGGCGCGCTCAACCTCTTCGGCGCCCACCCCGGTCCTCTCCCGCGGGCGGACGTGCGCATCGGCCAAGCTCTGGCCGACATGGCCACCATCGGCATCCTGCACGAACAGACCGTCCGCCGCGCCGACGTGCTCGCCGAACAGCTTCAGGGCGCACTCAACAGCCGTGTGATCATCGAACAAGCCAAAGGTGTCCTCGCGGGCCGCAGCCAGCTCGACATGGTGCAAGCCTTCACCCTGCTGCGCAACCACGCCCGCAACACCAACCAACGACTCCGCGACCTCGCCCTCACCGTGATCGAGGACAACACCACCGCAGACCTCCTCCTTCACACCACCGACAACCCGAATCCCAGCCGCCAGCAGTCGTAA
- a CDS encoding GNAT family N-acetyltransferase, with amino-acid sequence MTTSDATTPPSRPALVTARLMLRGWQVDDAPAALAVYGHEAVTRWLSPSMDRVPDLAAMRLLLQQWIAETARATLPAGRWAIQRRSDGHVIGGAILLPLPPGNEDLEIGWQLHPDTWGHGYASEATYALAEWAFRHDVDEIFAVVRPGNTRAAATVRRNGMHWVGETSKYFGLTLQVFRLRSADLDQAAPNAQLPPTFGAI; translated from the coding sequence ATGACTACAAGCGATGCGACCACGCCGCCGTCGCGTCCTGCGTTGGTCACCGCGCGGTTGATGCTGCGGGGCTGGCAGGTCGACGACGCACCCGCGGCACTGGCCGTCTACGGGCACGAGGCGGTGACACGCTGGCTCAGCCCGTCCATGGACCGAGTGCCCGATCTGGCGGCAATGCGCCTGTTGCTGCAGCAATGGATTGCCGAAACCGCCCGCGCGACTTTACCCGCCGGGCGCTGGGCGATTCAGCGGCGCAGCGACGGTCACGTCATCGGTGGGGCGATTCTGCTGCCCCTCCCGCCGGGCAATGAGGATCTCGAGATCGGCTGGCAGCTCCACCCCGACACCTGGGGCCACGGATACGCCAGCGAGGCCACCTACGCGCTAGCTGAGTGGGCCTTCCGGCACGACGTCGACGAAATCTTCGCCGTCGTCCGCCCGGGGAACACCCGAGCCGCCGCCACCGTCCGCCGCAACGGCATGCACTGGGTCGGCGAAACCAGCAAGTATTTCGGGCTCACGCTGCAAGTCTTCCGGCTCCGCTCGGCCGACCTCGACCAGGCCGCCCCCAACGCCCAGCTCCCACCCACCTTCGGTGCGATCTGA